Within the Gammaproteobacteria bacterium genome, the region ATCCACGGATAGCCGATGAGGTGACGGCGCGCGAACGTCGGCACGATCATCGCGAAAAGCGCGATCGACGGCAGGAAGATGATGTAGACCTCCGGATGACCGAAGATCCAGAAGAGATGCTGCCAGAGCAGCGGGTCGCCGCCGCGCGCCGCGTCGAAGAACGGCCAGTCGAGCAGGCGCTCGAGCTCGAACAGGATGTCGCCCGCGATCAGCGGCGGGAACGCGAACAGGATCATCACGCCGACGACGAGGATGTACCACGCGTAGAGCGGCATGAGGTTCAGCCGCATCCCGGGCGGGCGGCACTTCAGCACGCCGACGATCAGCTCCACGGCCGCGGCGATCGACGCGACCTCGATGAACGAAAGCCCGAGCATCCAGATGTCCGCGCCGATGCCGGTGATCGTGGGCTCGGTCGTGAGCGGCGGATACATGAACCACCCGCCGTCCGGCGCGGCGTCGAAGAAGATCGAGCCCGCGACGAACACGCCGCCGATCAGAAAGCTCCAGTAGCCGAAGGCCGAGAGGCGCGGGAACGGCAGATCGCGCGCGCCGAGCAGCTGCGGCAGGATCAGAATCGACACGGCCTCGAACATCGGCACCGCAAACAGAAACATCATCACGGAGCCGTGCAGCGTGAAGAGCTGATTGAACGTCGACGCCGAGACGAAATCGTTGTTCGGCACGGCGAGCTGCGTGCGCATCACGAGCGCGAGGATTCCGGCGAAGAGCAGCATCGCGAAGGCCGTCAACGTGTACCAAACGCCGACTGCGTTGTTGTTCACGTCGGTCCAGCGGAGGAAGACGCCGCGGGGCGGCGCCCAAACCGCGCGCAGCCGCGCCTCCTGTGCCGCGCGAACGTCGGGATCGTCCTGATCGGGCACGTCGAACGGCGCCGCGGACACTTATCGCAGCTCCAGCAGATAGGCGGCGATCGCGTTGGCGTCGCGTTCGGGCATGTCCACGAACGACGGCATCCTCACACCGGGCTTGCGAGCCGCGGGATCGCGCAGAAAGGCGCTGACCGCGCCGATCTCGAGCGGCAAAGTGCCGGCCGCGAACGACACGCGCGATCCGAAATGCGTGAGGTCGGGGCCGATCGGCGTGCCCGGGTGATGGCCGCGCACGACGTGGCAGGCGGGGCAGCCGTATTCGTCGAACAGCCGCCGCCCGTCGCCCGTCACGGCGGCAGCGGGCCTCGCGAGCCGGGCGAGCCAACGGTCGAAGTCGTCCGGCTCGAGCGCGATCACGTCGAATGCCATGTTGGCGTGGCTCAAGCCGCAGAACTCCGCGCACGCACCGCGGAACGAGCCCACGCGCGTCGCGAGCACGGTGAGCACGTTCGTGCGGCCCGGGATCATGTCGAGCTTTCCGGCAAGCCCCGGAATCCAGAAGCTGTGGATCACGTCCGGGCTTTCGAGCTCGAACGTGACCGCGCGGCCCGCCGGAATGCGAATCTCGTTCGCCGTCTCCACGCCGGCGCCGGCGCCGCTCCGATAGCTCACGCGCCACCAGAACTGCTCGCCGTCCACGGCGATCTCGACGCCGTCCTCGGCGGCCGAGAGCGGCTCCATTCGCGGCAGGGACACGACGAGCAGCGCGGTGAGGAGGAGCGTCGGAACGATGGCGCCGAGCCAGAGCACGATCCGCAGACCGCCGTGAAAGTCGAGGCCCTCGTCCGTGCGCACCGCGTGCCAGGCGAGCGCGAGCACGCCGAGCGTGATCAGCGCCGCCGCGGCGAACATCCCGCCGCCGAGCGCACGAAGCGCTTCGGCTTCCGTGCCGAACGTCGAGAACGTGGATTGGACGCCGGCGCAGCCCCCGAGCAGCACGCAGGCAGCGAGGATCGACCCACGGAGCGGCCGGCAAGGGTCCCGATGAAGACGCGCTCGAAATTCGATGCGCCGCCCGTCGATCACACCGCCGCGCTCGCCGCCTTCTCGCCGCGTCGCTCCTCGAGCGCCGGTGCCGCGGGCAACCCGGTCGCCTCGAGAATCTCCTCCTCGTCCAAGGTCTCGCGCTCGAGCAGCGCCGCTACCAGCGCGTCGAGCTCGCGCCGGTGCGCTTCCAGAAGGCGCCTCGCCTCGGCGTA harbors:
- a CDS encoding cytochrome c oxidase subunit II; the protein is MLLGGCAGVQSTFSTFGTEAEALRALGGGMFAAAALITLGVLALAWHAVRTDEGLDFHGGLRIVLWLGAIVPTLLLTALLVVSLPRMEPLSAAEDGVEIAVDGEQFWWRVSYRSGAGAGVETANEIRIPAGRAVTFELESPDVIHSFWIPGLAGKLDMIPGRTNVLTVLATRVGSFRGACAEFCGLSHANMAFDVIALEPDDFDRWLARLARPAAAVTGDGRRLFDEYGCPACHVVRGHHPGTPIGPDLTHFGSRVSFAAGTLPLEIGAVSAFLRDPAARKPGVRMPSFVDMPERDANAIAAYLLELR